Proteins encoded together in one Pseudomonas sp. TCU-HL1 window:
- a CDS encoding amino acid permease, protein MNPASQQGSTPQDDDVKLLHSMGYAQELSRRMGGFSNFAISFSIICILSGGINSLAQGTSGAGGAAIGIGWPLGCMISGVFAVAMAQIASAYPTAGGLYHWGSILGNRFTGWLTAWFNLLGLVTVLGAINVGTYYFFFGAFGPMLGMEDTITTRIIFLSILTGGQALCNHFGIGLTAKLTDFSGYLIFATAIALTIVCLAAAPSYEFSRLWTFGNFSGAAGGNVWPEVSNSWIFLLGLLLPIYTITGYDASAHTSEETVQAAHSVPRGMVMSVVWSLLFGWLMLSAFVLMLPSMEEAAAQGWNVFFWAMDTQVNSTVKELLYLAIFISQILCGLATVTSVSRMIFAFARDGGLPASKALASVSPAHRTPVAAIWTGATLAVLFVWGSSLVSIGETPVYTIVVSCTVIFLFFSFVIPIVLGLFTFGTSKWPRMGPWNLGRGLYSLVAILSVISMALIFIIGIQPPNDWALYITIGFLILTGIIWFAFEAKRFQGPPIGDMIAKRQADIAAAEKALNK, encoded by the coding sequence ATGAATCCGGCAAGCCAACAGGGCTCCACGCCTCAGGACGATGACGTCAAGCTGTTGCACAGCATGGGCTATGCCCAGGAGCTGTCGCGACGCATGGGCGGCTTCTCCAACTTCGCGATTTCGTTCTCGATCATCTGCATCCTCTCTGGCGGCATCAACTCGCTGGCCCAGGGCACGTCCGGCGCCGGCGGCGCGGCCATCGGCATCGGCTGGCCCCTGGGCTGCATGATCTCCGGAGTCTTCGCCGTGGCCATGGCGCAGATCGCCTCGGCCTATCCCACCGCCGGCGGGCTGTATCACTGGGGCTCGATCCTCGGCAACCGCTTCACCGGCTGGCTCACCGCCTGGTTCAACCTGCTGGGCCTGGTGACGGTGCTGGGGGCGATCAACGTCGGCACCTACTACTTCTTCTTCGGTGCCTTCGGGCCGATGCTCGGGATGGAGGACACCATCACCACGCGCATCATCTTCCTGTCCATCCTCACGGGCGGGCAGGCGCTCTGTAACCACTTCGGCATCGGGCTCACGGCCAAGCTGACGGACTTCTCCGGCTACCTGATCTTCGCCACGGCCATCGCCCTGACCATCGTCTGCCTGGCCGCTGCGCCGAGCTACGAATTCTCCCGGCTGTGGACCTTCGGCAACTTCTCCGGGGCGGCCGGTGGCAATGTCTGGCCGGAGGTGTCCAACAGCTGGATCTTCCTCCTTGGCCTGTTGCTGCCGATCTACACCATCACTGGCTACGACGCTTCGGCCCATACCTCGGAAGAAACCGTGCAGGCAGCCCATTCGGTGCCGCGCGGGATGGTGATGTCGGTGGTCTGGTCGCTGCTGTTTGGCTGGCTGATGCTGAGTGCCTTCGTGCTGATGCTGCCAAGCATGGAAGAGGCGGCGGCGCAGGGCTGGAACGTGTTCTTCTGGGCCATGGATACCCAGGTGAATTCGACTGTGAAGGAGTTGCTCTACCTGGCCATCTTCATCTCGCAGATTCTCTGTGGCCTGGCCACGGTGACGTCCGTCTCGCGGATGATCTTCGCATTCGCCCGTGACGGCGGCCTGCCGGCGTCCAAGGCGCTGGCCTCGGTCTCGCCGGCCCACCGCACCCCGGTGGCCGCGATCTGGACCGGCGCTACCCTGGCGGTGCTGTTCGTCTGGGGTTCGTCGCTGGTATCCATCGGCGAGACGCCGGTCTACACCATCGTGGTGTCCTGCACCGTGATCTTCCTGTTCTTCTCCTTCGTGATCCCGATCGTGCTCGGTCTCTTCACCTTCGGCACATCGAAGTGGCCGCGGATGGGCCCCTGGAACCTGGGGCGCGGGCTGTACTCACTGGTGGCGATCCTGTCGGTGATCTCGATGGCGCTGATCTTCATCATCGGAATCCAGCCGCCCAATGACTGGGCGCTGTACATCACCA
- a CDS encoding glutamine synthetase family protein, producing the protein MSEPLLSFDELKQAVASGEIDTVLACMVDMQGRLVGKRFQAEFFIDSAFEETHCCNYLLADDIDMEPVPGYAAASWSKGYGDFVLKPDMSTLRRLPWLDGTALVLCDVLDHHHREDLPHSPRAILKKQVARLAERGYLGMFASELEFYLFDESYDAIHKRNYSHPKTASHYIEDYNILQTTREEPVLRAIRKHLQACGVPVENSKGEWGPGQEEINVRYADALTMADRHAIIKHACKEIAYQQGKSITFMAKWRYDLAGSSCHVHSSLWDKKGKKPLFFDTKDEFGMSKLMRAWVAGQLKYASEVTYFLAPYINSYKRFQAGTFAPTRAAWSRDNRTAGFRLCAEGSKSVRIECRIGGADLNPYLAFAALIAAGLAGIDEKLELGAPFEGDAYQNDQLPEVDKTLREATAALKGSAMLRKALGDEVVDHYVHTAEWEQKEYDRRITDWELQRGFERY; encoded by the coding sequence ATGAGCGAACCTCTCCTCAGCTTCGACGAACTCAAGCAAGCCGTTGCCAGCGGCGAGATCGACACGGTGCTGGCCTGCATGGTGGACATGCAGGGACGATTGGTCGGCAAGCGCTTCCAGGCCGAGTTCTTCATCGACAGCGCCTTCGAAGAAACCCATTGCTGCAACTACCTGCTGGCCGACGACATCGACATGGAGCCGGTGCCGGGATACGCCGCGGCGAGTTGGAGCAAGGGCTATGGCGACTTCGTGCTGAAGCCCGACATGAGCACCCTGCGTCGGTTGCCCTGGCTGGATGGCACTGCCCTGGTGCTCTGCGATGTGCTTGACCATCACCACCGCGAAGACCTGCCCCACAGCCCGCGCGCCATCCTCAAGAAGCAGGTGGCGCGGCTGGCGGAGCGAGGGTATCTGGGCATGTTCGCGTCGGAGCTGGAGTTCTACCTCTTCGACGAGAGCTACGACGCCATCCACAAGCGCAACTACAGCCATCCGAAGACGGCTTCGCACTACATCGAGGACTACAACATCCTCCAGACCACCCGTGAGGAACCGGTGCTGCGGGCCATCCGCAAGCACCTGCAGGCGTGCGGGGTGCCGGTGGAGAACTCGAAAGGGGAGTGGGGGCCGGGCCAGGAAGAGATCAACGTCCGCTATGCCGACGCGCTGACCATGGCCGACCGCCACGCCATCATCAAGCACGCCTGCAAAGAAATCGCCTACCAGCAGGGCAAGTCCATCACCTTCATGGCCAAGTGGCGCTACGACCTGGCCGGCTCCAGCTGCCACGTCCACAGTTCGCTCTGGGACAAGAAGGGCAAGAAGCCGCTGTTCTTCGATACCAAGGACGAGTTCGGCATGTCGAAGCTGATGCGCGCCTGGGTGGCCGGGCAGCTCAAGTACGCCAGCGAAGTCACCTATTTCCTCGCGCCCTACATCAACTCCTACAAGCGCTTCCAGGCCGGCACTTTCGCGCCGACCCGCGCGGCGTGGAGCCGTGATAACCGCACCGCCGGTTTCCGCCTGTGTGCTGAAGGCAGCAAGTCGGTGCGCATCGAGTGCCGCATTGGCGGTGCTGACCTCAATCCCTACCTCGCCTTCGCCGCGCTGATCGCCGCAGGCCTGGCGGGTATCGATGAAAAGCTCGAACTGGGCGCTCCCTTCGAGGGCGACGCCTACCAGAACGACCAGTTGCCGGAGGTCGACAAGACCCTGCGTGAGGCCACCGCCGCACTGAAGGGCTCGGCCATGCTGCGCAAGGCCCTTGGCGATGAAGTGGTGGACCACTACGTGCACACCGCCGAGTGGGAGCAGAAGGAGTACGACCGGCGCATCACCGACTGGGAGCTGCAGCGCGGCTTCGAGCGCTACTGA
- a CDS encoding aldehyde dehydrogenase family protein, whose translation MSKVEILPQVAAFLERRHGCFIDGQWVLPEGPTTQVLNPATGEAIAAVPDVPLEYLERAVQSAHKAFKSRVWSGLRPADRERILLRFTALVEEHAEELAQLETLSQGKSINISRMLDVGATVEFMRYMSGWATKIEGQTLDVSIPIPPGSRFTAFARREPVGVVAGIVPWNFPLMITTWKLMPALACGCTVVIKPASETPLTALRLAELAVEAGIPAGVFNVITGGGSTVGNALASHPMISKVSFTGSTAVGKSVGAACMENMTRFALELGGKNPMILLEDADVEKAVQGALLGGLLNNGQVCAAASRFYVHQSRYDAFVEGLAAAVKGLSIGPGMDQEAAVNPLVSRKQQQNVLKHIDLARQEGARVVAGGERLEGDGFFVQPTVLADVDHGMTVAREEVFGPVLSVIPFTDEDAMIELANDSPYGLAASLWTNDLSKAMNLVPRIEAGTVWVNAHVLLDPNMPFGGVKQSGMGREFGRAVIEAYTELKSVCIAH comes from the coding sequence ATGAGCAAGGTTGAAATCCTGCCGCAGGTGGCGGCATTCCTGGAGCGCCGCCATGGCTGCTTCATCGATGGCCAGTGGGTGCTGCCTGAAGGTCCGACCACGCAGGTCTTGAACCCGGCCACCGGCGAGGCCATCGCCGCCGTGCCGGATGTGCCGCTGGAGTACCTGGAGCGGGCCGTGCAGTCTGCCCACAAGGCGTTCAAGTCCCGCGTCTGGTCCGGCCTGCGTCCCGCCGACCGCGAGCGCATCCTGCTGCGCTTCACCGCCCTGGTGGAAGAGCACGCCGAGGAACTGGCTCAGCTGGAAACCCTGAGCCAGGGCAAGTCCATCAACATCTCGCGGATGCTGGATGTGGGCGCCACTGTCGAGTTCATGCGCTACATGTCCGGCTGGGCCACCAAGATCGAAGGCCAGACCCTGGACGTGTCCATCCCGATCCCGCCGGGCTCGCGCTTCACCGCCTTCGCCCGTCGTGAGCCGGTGGGCGTGGTCGCCGGCATCGTGCCGTGGAACTTCCCGCTGATGATCACCACCTGGAAACTGATGCCGGCGCTGGCCTGTGGCTGCACCGTGGTCATCAAGCCCGCCAGCGAAACCCCGCTGACCGCCTTGCGTCTGGCCGAGCTGGCCGTCGAGGCGGGCATTCCGGCGGGCGTGTTCAATGTCATCACCGGTGGCGGCAGCACCGTGGGCAATGCCCTGGCTTCGCACCCGATGATCAGCAAGGTGTCCTTCACCGGCTCCACCGCCGTAGGCAAGAGCGTCGGCGCGGCCTGCATGGAAAACATGACCCGCTTCGCCCTGGAGTTGGGCGGCAAGAACCCGATGATCCTGCTGGAAGACGCCGACGTGGAGAAGGCGGTCCAGGGCGCGCTGCTCGGTGGCCTGCTGAACAATGGCCAGGTCTGCGCTGCCGCTTCGCGCTTCTATGTGCACCAGTCCCGCTATGACGCGTTCGTTGAGGGCCTGGCCGCTGCGGTGAAGGGCCTGTCCATCGGTCCGGGCATGGACCAGGAGGCGGCGGTCAACCCGCTGGTGTCGCGCAAGCAGCAGCAGAACGTACTCAAGCACATCGACCTGGCCCGCCAGGAAGGCGCCCGCGTGGTGGCCGGTGGCGAGCGCCTGGAAGGCGACGGTTTCTTCGTCCAGCCCACCGTGCTGGCGGACGTGGATCACGGCATGACCGTGGCCCGTGAAGAGGTCTTCGGCCCGGTGCTCTCGGTGATCCCCTTCACCGACGAGGACGCCATGATCGAACTCGCCAACGACAGCCCCTACGGCCTGGCGGCGAGCCTCTGGACCAACGACCTGTCCAAGGCGATGAACCTGGTCCCGCGCATCGAAGCCGGCACTGTCTGGGTCAACGCCCATGTGCTGCTGGACCCGAACATGCCCTTCGGCGGCGTGAAGCAGTCGGGCATGGGCCGCGAATTCGGCCGGGCGGTGATCGAGGCCTACACCGAGCTGAAATCGGTCTGCATTGCCCACTGA
- the feaR gene encoding transcriptional regulator FeaR — protein sequence MMTAQSLRADRFDEWLQGINQVCGRFGAKLLGSEFSGAIREYKSGAIKLSFVDVAQARLYRTPKEVAQSDGKHFYLALQLSGHAGMEQAGNSIEMAPGDITLIDSTLPSDFVYRENSRQLSLILPRHLVEQGLRFSGARCAQRIPASSPVAVLANRLILESTRQDSLSLPESEATLEAVVSLLRPALCAAEVEQDAHERMFRKTLRFIDENICAEELCPETIAREVGVSVRGLYRMFAKKGLVVAQYIKNRRLDFCAESLRHATAEQKLSALGYAWGFTDSSYFSTAFKARFGVSPSEYRKQYSQG from the coding sequence ATGATGACTGCACAATCACTGAGGGCAGACCGCTTTGATGAGTGGCTGCAGGGTATCAACCAGGTCTGCGGGCGCTTCGGCGCCAAGTTGCTGGGTTCGGAGTTTTCCGGGGCCATCCGCGAGTACAAGTCCGGCGCGATCAAGCTGAGCTTTGTGGACGTGGCCCAGGCGCGCCTGTACCGCACCCCGAAGGAAGTGGCCCAGAGCGACGGCAAGCACTTCTATCTGGCCTTGCAGCTCAGCGGCCATGCCGGCATGGAACAGGCCGGCAACAGCATCGAGATGGCGCCTGGCGATATCACCCTGATCGACTCCACGCTGCCCAGCGACTTCGTCTACCGCGAGAATTCCCGCCAGTTGTCGCTGATCCTGCCGCGCCACCTGGTGGAGCAGGGCCTGCGCTTCTCCGGCGCGCGCTGCGCCCAGCGCATTCCGGCCAGTTCGCCGGTGGCCGTGCTGGCGAACCGGCTGATCCTTGAATCCACCCGCCAGGACAGCCTCAGCCTGCCCGAAAGCGAAGCGACCCTGGAGGCGGTGGTAAGCCTGCTGCGCCCGGCCCTCTGCGCCGCCGAAGTCGAGCAGGACGCCCACGAGCGCATGTTCCGCAAGACCCTGCGCTTCATCGACGAGAATATCTGCGCCGAAGAGCTGTGCCCCGAAACCATCGCCCGTGAAGTTGGCGTGTCGGTGCGCGGCCTCTATCGCATGTTCGCGAAGAAAGGCCTGGTGGTGGCGCAGTACATCAAGAACCGTCGCCTCGACTTCTGCGCCGAAAGCCTGCGCCATGCCACCGCCGAGCAGAAGCTCTCGGCCCTCGGCTACGCCTGGGGTTTCACCGATTCCAGCTACTTTTCCACCGCCTTCAAGGCCCGCTTCGGCGTCTCGCCCAGCGAGTACCGCAAGCAGTACAGCCAGGGTTGA